From the Desulfovibrio sp. UIB00 genome, one window contains:
- a CDS encoding ammonia-forming cytochrome c nitrite reductase subunit c552, with protein MTKSNIHKALGVAALLGIALLAGCQDVSTDLKPPKYKTSIPESETRISAFQKDFPQQYASYMKNNESSVMTEYKGSIPYHKNDNVNPLPKGFKHAQPYLKNLWLGYPFMYEYNEARGHTYAVEDFLNIDRINRFAADGKGSLPATCWNCKTPKMMEWVKQYGDAFWSKDVNEFRSKDKINEMDETIGCANCHDPVTMELRPYSEPLKDWLKRSGQDWAKLSRNQKRSLVCAQCHVEYYFTHKDNGPAAKPVFPWDNGFNPEDMYQYYKGHGPKNADGKPGPFVDWTHAASKVGMIKMQHPDYEMFQDGPHGAAGVACADCHMPYMREGGKKVSSHWMTSPLKDPELRACRQCHADKTADYLRGRVEYTQKKAFDQLLKAQEISVKAHEAVRLANAYEGKRAADYDALMTEAREMVRKGQLFWDYVSAENSVGFHNPAKTLDTLMTSMECSQKAVDLATKATDFGIAEPLSKDIKETVPPILEMSRKLQQDPEFLKKNPWTKLLPTLPKADQVWDNQTRITSEAKPAQ; from the coding sequence ATGACTAAGAGCAACATACACAAGGCCCTGGGAGTGGCGGCCCTGCTTGGCATAGCTTTGCTTGCGGGCTGTCAGGATGTTTCCACAGACCTTAAGCCCCCCAAGTACAAAACTTCCATTCCTGAAAGCGAAACTCGTATTTCTGCTTTCCAGAAAGATTTTCCGCAGCAGTACGCCTCGTACATGAAGAACAACGAATCCTCGGTCATGACCGAATACAAGGGTTCCATACCCTACCACAAGAACGACAACGTTAATCCCCTGCCCAAGGGCTTCAAGCATGCCCAGCCCTATCTCAAGAATCTGTGGCTGGGTTATCCCTTCATGTACGAGTACAATGAAGCACGTGGGCACACCTACGCCGTTGAAGATTTTCTCAACATTGACCGCATCAACCGCTTTGCCGCCGACGGCAAGGGCAGCCTGCCCGCCACCTGCTGGAACTGCAAAACCCCCAAGATGATGGAATGGGTCAAGCAGTACGGTGATGCCTTCTGGTCCAAGGACGTCAATGAATTCCGTAGCAAGGACAAGATCAACGAGATGGATGAAACCATTGGTTGCGCCAACTGCCACGATCCTGTGACCATGGAACTGCGCCCCTATTCCGAACCTCTCAAAGACTGGTTGAAGCGCAGCGGTCAAGACTGGGCCAAGCTTTCACGCAACCAGAAGCGCAGCCTTGTGTGCGCCCAGTGCCACGTGGAGTACTACTTTACCCACAAGGACAACGGCCCCGCCGCCAAGCCTGTGTTCCCCTGGGATAATGGCTTTAACCCCGAAGACATGTATCAGTACTACAAGGGGCACGGCCCCAAGAACGCCGATGGCAAGCCCGGGCCTTTTGTTGACTGGACGCACGCGGCCTCCAAAGTCGGCATGATCAAGATGCAGCATCCTGACTATGAAATGTTCCAGGACGGCCCCCACGGTGCTGCGGGCGTTGCCTGCGCCGACTGCCACATGCCCTACATGCGTGAAGGCGGCAAAAAGGTTTCCAGTCACTGGATGACCTCGCCCCTCAAGGATCCGGAACTGCGCGCATGCCGCCAGTGCCACGCCGACAAGACCGCCGACTACCTGCGCGGTCGCGTGGAATACACCCAGAAAAAGGCCTTTGACCAACTGCTGAAAGCGCAGGAAATCTCGGTCAAGGCACATGAAGCCGTTCGTCTTGCCAATGCCTACGAAGGCAAGCGCGCAGCCGATTACGACGCCCTGATGACTGAAGCGCGCGAAATGGTGCGCAAGGGCCAGTTGTTCTGGGATTACGTTTCTGCGGAAAACAGCGTTGGTTTCCACAACCCCGCCAAGACGCTTGATACGCTCATGACCTCCATGGAATGCAGCCAGAAGGCCGTTGACCTCGCCACAAAGGCTACGGATTTTGGCATCGCTGAACCGCTTTCCAAGGATATCAAGGAAACCGTGCCGCCCATTCTGGAAATGAGCCGCAAGCTCCAGCAGGACCCCGAATTCCTCAAGAAGAACCCCTGGACCAAGCTGCTGCCCACGTTGCCAAAGGCTGATCAGGTTTGGGACAACCAGACAAGGATAACTTCTGAGGCAAAACCTGCCCAGTAA
- a CDS encoding NapC/NirT family cytochrome c, which translates to MGTPRNGPWLKVLLGGVAAGMVLLGVLAYAMTTTDQRPFCASCHIMQEAAVTQKMGSHAKLSCNECHAPHNLLAKLPFKAQEGLRDFIGNVSGHDIPRPLSVRTRDVVNANCMACHSQTNVNVASMDAKPYCVDCHKGMAHMRMMPISTRTVAND; encoded by the coding sequence ATGGGAACACCCCGCAATGGACCATGGCTTAAGGTGCTGTTGGGCGGCGTTGCGGCGGGAATGGTGCTTTTGGGTGTGCTTGCGTACGCCATGACGACAACTGACCAGCGACCCTTTTGCGCCAGTTGTCACATAATGCAGGAAGCTGCAGTGACCCAGAAAATGGGATCACACGCCAAACTTTCCTGCAATGAGTGCCATGCCCCGCATAATCTGCTGGCCAAGCTGCCGTTCAAGGCCCAGGAAGGTCTGCGTGACTTTATCGGCAATGTTTCAGGCCACGACATTCCGCGTCCTTTGAGCGTTCGCACCAGGGATGTGGTCAATGCCAACTGCATGGCCTGCCATAGTCAGACCAATGTCAATGTGGCCAGCATGGACGCCAAGCCCTACTGTGTGGATTGCCACAAGGGTATGGCCCACATGCGCATGATGCCTATAAGCACAAGGACGGTAGCCAATGACTAA